The Archocentrus centrarchus isolate MPI-CPG fArcCen1 chromosome 7, fArcCen1, whole genome shotgun sequence genome window below encodes:
- the sycp2 gene encoding synaptonemal complex protein 2 isoform X4, translating into MAPAQNKQLEHVISEVLKTGDVQTLDVFLQREIYEETPMKCSQQFLTKLDKLINRGLVQKDPRLASLGLASLYKCGKNLILPGGRQGLSGLIEQGLIKKMVEWFGKCRQLWIQCGPQWDENLINLSEDFLNVLMVVHEACKEGTYGISESFLYPVGQLAVDPKSYILIKKEAIRKFNLFLDKIPVDLKKDRQILSSQEASDIMVKLAGQILEAGDYDFQSSLMEALCRMATHDERKALAHKWFSMGHVASAFGQIRDSEFETACRKFLNMVNGMQGDKRRVYSYPCLEVYLDSFELLMPLDEKLEEFWIDFNLGSHSISFYFSLADEEVQDSHWETMCINEHEVQSYNVKEESKRQVLQIKLSEVVIVGAVEGSSLIIHFSSSLDILQAARNVYGHNKNKGSTVVKATVKTLMEENSTQVVPESQVSLGESEKNTAPYVLPAPAAPAQMVTPARMKFSESTTFISSGGGGSVRHSFSLASNTPASGIGAEKPSLKVNTASKQAIKNKADKHKKNIPLAEAVNMALAEQVDEQSQEDNFVPDTQPKTGRNMSSNWHKLSVSEMLTMPTQKMSSLPRSETCSTLAGPQERSSSSRWSVSASSLFCQKQLHIQLTERLQQVLNGRNQDSAPTPEMADIRRDSNDTSTEDQCVSSLCTSKDQRAQSNGCVKGKTKVQTSLAIGVIPIKPSVKTSTTKNQKEKMPSEAEVENKNYPSSKEKRDTEVAGSMVKLISSHYKVDGQANKKDTAENISQNWIPPLVNRPIFNMSWLPTGKRETSRNLIKSHSKTKPSSVRKDVFAFSTNTPPSNGKANRNTSAIQSSDIHSSVLSTTKKEHPVGKKKRYVKKHLFSDTDTDNAMTEVSWLRESARRSKPKVTKYSRQAPIKSRAVPQHGSFESPDLLPSFPKAVMDNNKPTKKNSHMKKALGQPKETVKPAAAPRRPHAAGRRPKRAAATSAKSYKEPDTDDSQSEEPEDPPATKYSSTDHLKKTEEVHEAQNKKKTYSTQAMKKSMKPGSESLLEKPTTSKQGKHEKTCSVVPDVKIGKNTSELCTESYRRKHGNLSDFKKPSVLKQRPENVLQETSKLNKKNAQEQKSSLRDSWAACQTSFCPSPPFIEKMRSADRSAPTLDLTYSPLLTPRGSLLPASPKPPCQDTPSPILLLPKPCSTVSSKEMCKSSFYSAEKNRGSSKTRSIQSVHSIASLGGQTTAPNPPAELSAAKISPIQQRLSSATYSPLSTRPVMTSTLLELDKPPLLSPAQSPFLNDTISFGHHCSLSKVSSVSQASTNSSVLTSKVKDSPTDALAISLKTEKTPLSDQDSKLAQSLVSGPSRKRHISLSSNSEDEEKEERKRSEMSGKRSPHMKPRKLFKSFEVSAVDESSQVKSSSCHWEAEVMDGDMDMDEDLDLPEIAVNPSNLCQQLNSELQKKFQKHYSLVELYNKQSLKTIQQHVSSVNTQITKSRAQRLEQVQKVLLDEITKLEQDDTVLKSMEEDLTVCRKKQMMGFHSYKKQEVRRNEILKRALQSSTCHSLEYEDRIFTSEMCMIRKDMKSVQDKLLSEMLEGELQSVKRGLHTLFFP; encoded by the exons GATCAACCTCTCTGAAGACTTCTTAAATGTCTTAATG GTGGTTCATGAGGCATGCAAGGAGG gaaCCTACGGAATCTCAGAGTCCTTTCTGTATCCTGTCGGCCAGTTGGCAGTAGACCCAAAAAGCtacatcctgatcaaaaaagag GCAATTCGTAAATTCAACTTATTTCTGGACAAAATCCCAGTGGATCTTAAGAAAGACAGGCAGATCTTATCGTCACAGGAGGCCTCAGATATCAT GGTCAAACTGGCTGGTCAAATATTGGAAGCTGGTG ATTATGACTTTCAGTCATCCTTGATGGAGGCACTGTGCAGAATGGCCACACATGATGAAAGGAAGGCGCTTGCACATAAATGGTTCAGCATGGGCCATGTGGCCAGCGCATTTGGCCAAATTCGTGATTCTGAGTTTGAGACG GCTTGTCGCAAGTTTCTAAACATGGTGAATGGGATGCAGGGAGACAAAAGAAG AGTTTATTCTTACCCTTGTTTGGAAGTTTATCTGGACAGCTTTGAG CTGCTGATGCCCTTGGATGAGAAACTTGAGGAATTTTGGATTGACTTCAACCTTGGCAGCCACAGCATCTctttttacttttccttggCTGATGAAGAGGTGCAG GATAGCCACTGGGAAACTATGTGTATCAATGAGCATGAAGTCCAGAGCTACAATGTCAAAG AGGAGAGCAAGAGGCAGGTCTTGCAGATCAAGCTGTCAGAGGTGGTGATTGTTGGTGCAGTTGAAGGATCCAGTCTTATCATCCATTTCAGCTCCTCCCTGGACATTCTGCAGGCTGCTCGAAACGTCTATggacacaacaaaaataaa gGCTCAACTGTAGTGAAAGCTACAGTTAAAACTTTAATGGAAGAGAACAGCACTCAG GTTGTTCCAGAGAGCCAGGTGTCTCTtggtgaaagtgaaaaaaatactgCCCCTTACGTTTTACCTGCCCCAGCTGCACCAGCACAg ATGGTGACCCCAGCCAGGATGAAGTTCTCTGAGTCCACCACCTTCATTAGCAGCGGCGGAGGTGGAAGTGTGCGTCATTCCTTCTCTCTTGCTTCAA aCACTCCAGCCAGTGGCATTGGGGCAGAAAAGCCGTCTCTAAAAGTG AACACAGCCTCTAAACAGGCCATCAAGAATAAGGCTGACAAACACAAGAAG AACATACCACTGGCAGAGGCTGTGAACATGGCTCTAGCTGAACAAGTAGATGAACAATCTCAGG AGGATAATTTTGTGCCTGACACCCAACCCAAAACTGGGAGAAACAT GTCTTCTAACTGGCACAAAttatcagtttctgaaatgctaaCAATGCcaacacagaaaatgagctCACTGCCAAGATCAG aAACTTGTTCAACTTTGGCAGGTCCACAGGAGCGCTCCTCATCATCGAGGTGGTCAGTTTCAGCCTCAAGCTTATTCTGCCAAAAGCAACTTCATATCCAACTCACCGAGCGCCTGCAGCAGGTCCTCAATGGGAGGAACCAAGATTCTGCGCCTACTCCAGAAATGGCTGATATCAGAAGAGACTCTAATGACACAAGTACAGAAGACCAGTGTGTTTCCTCATTGTGTACTTCCAAGGATCAACGTGCCCAGAGTAATGGCTGTGTAAAAGGGAAGACCAAGGTCCAGACATCACTGGCGATAGGTGTTATTCCAATTAAACCATCAGTCAAGACTTCCACAACCAAAAATCAGAAGGAGAAAATGCCATCTGAAGCTGAGGTTGAAAATAAGAACTATCCATCAAGCAAAGAAAAG agagacacagaggttGCAGGTAGCATGGTGAAGCTCATCTCTAGCCATTATAAGGTTGATGGCCAAGCCAACAAAAAAGACACTGCGGAAAATATCAGTCAGAACTGGATTCCTCCGCTTGTCAACAG ACCAATCTTCAATATGAGCTGGTTGCCAACTGGAAAA agGGAAACATCCAGAAACCTAATTAAATCACACAGCAAAACTAAACCAAGCTCTGTCAG AAAAGACGTTTTTGCATTCAGCACCAATACCCCTCCCAGCAATGGG AAAGCGAACAGAAACACCTCTGCCATACAAAGCAG TGACATCCACTCCTCGGTACTGAGCACAACCAAGAAAGAACACCCTGTGGGAAAA AAGAAGCGATATGTCAAAAAGCACCTGTTTAGTGACACAGATACAGACAATGCCATGACAGAGGTCAGCTGGCTGAGAGAGTCAGCCAGGAGGTCCAAGCCCAAGGTTACCAAATACTCCAGGCAGGCACCCATCAAATCTAGAGCTGTCCCACAGCATGGTTCAT TTGAATCCCCAGATTTACTGCCATCCTTTCCAAAAGCTGTAATGGATAATAACAAACCCACTAAG AAAAACAGCCATATGAAGAAGGCCCTGGGTCAGCCAAAGGAGACAGtaaagccagcagcagcaccaagaaGACCACATGCAGCTGGCAGGAGGCCCAAGAGAGCTGCAGCCACCTCTGCCAAAAGCTACAAAGAACCAGATACTGATgacagccagtcagaagaacCAGAGGATCCTCCTGCTAccaag TATTCGTCTACGGATCATCTAAAGAAAACCGAGGAAGTTCATgaagctcaaaacaaaaaaaagacctaCAGCACCCAAGCAATGAAAAAGAGTATGAAGCCAGGGTCAGAGTCTTTGTTAGAGAAGCCAACCACTTCCAAG CAGGGGAAGCATGAGAAGACCTGTTCAGTGGTTCCTGACGTAAAGATAGGGAAAAACACCTCTGAGCTATGCACGGAGTCCTACAGGAGAAAACACGGCAACCTGTCAGATTTTAAAAAGCCATCCGTACTCAAG CAGAGGCCTGAAAATGTTCTTCAAGAAACTTCAAAATTGAATAAGAAAAATGCCCAAGAACAGAAGAGTTCACTGAGGGATTCCTGGGCTGCTTGCCAGACCTCTTTCTGTCCATCCCCTCCTTTCATCGAGAAGATGAGAT CTGCCGATAGGTCAGCCCCAACCTTGGATTTGACCTACTCCCCTCTTCTCACCCCGCGGGGATCCCTGCTGCCTGCCTCCCCTAAGCCTCCTTGCCAAGACACCCCCTCACCAATCCTGCTGCTACCCAAACCTTGCTCCACAGTCAGCAGTAAAGAAATGTGCAAGTCTTCTTTCTACAGTGCAGAAAAGAACCGTGGCTCATCCAAGACTCGTTCTATCCAGTCTGTCCATTCTATCGCTTCACTGGGAGGTCAAACCACTGCACCCAATCCTCCTGCTGAACTTAGTGCAGCAAAG aTAAGTCCAATCCAACAGCGGCTTTCTTCAGCAACTTATTCCCCTTTGTCCACTCGCCCCGTGATGACGTCCACACTCCTTGAGCTGGACAAGCCACCCTTGCTGTCTCCTGCTCAATCACCATTTCTGAACGACACCATTAGCTTTGGCCACCACTGTAGTTTGAGTAAAGTGTCTTCAGTATCCCAGGCATCCACTAACTCATCAGTACTCACCAGCAAAGTTAAGGACAGCCCCACTGATGCCCTGGCTATATCTCTTAAAACAGAG AAAACGCCACTCTCAGACCAAGACTCAAAGCTTGCACAGTCTCTTGTTTCAG GACCCAGTCGCAAGCGCCACATTTCCTTGTCTAGTAATTCCGAGGACGAGGAGAAGGAAGAGCGGAAGAGAAGCGAGATGAGCGGGAAGCGTTCTCCTCATATGAAGCCAAGGAAATTATTCAAGTCAT TCGAGGTGTCTGCTGTAGATGAGTCGAGTCAGGTGAAGTCGTCCTCTTGTCATTGGGAGGCTGAAGTAATGGATGGAGACATGGACATGGATGAGGATTTAGATTTGCCAGAAATTGCGGTAAACCCAAGTAAcctgtgtcagcagctgaactcagagctgcagaagaaGTTCCAG AAACATTACAGCTTGGTGGAGCTTTACAACAAGCAGTCTTTGAAGACCATCCAGCAACACGTCTCCTCCGTTAATACGCAAATTACAAAAAGCag GGCTCAGAGGCTTGAACAGGTTCAGAAGGTCCTCCTGGATGAGATAACCAAATTGGAGCAAGATGACACAGTGCTGAAAAGCATGGAGGAAGACCTCACT GTGTGTAGGAAAAAACAGATGATGGGCTTTCATTCTTACAAGAAGCAGGAAGTCAGGAG AAATGAGATCCTGAAGAGAGCCCTTCAGAGTAGCACATGCCACAGCTTGGAGTATGAGGACAGAATATTCACATCTGAG ATGTGCATGATCAGAAAAGACATGAAGTCGGTTCAGGACAAATTGCTCAGTGAGATG CTAGAGGGAGAACTCCAGAGTGTGAAGAGAGGACTGCACACTTTGTTCTTCCCCTGA